CCATCGAACCCGGTGTGTCCGTTGAGGGTCTTCTCCGGCAATTGGACGTTCCCTGCGAAAAGGCCCACCTCATTTTTATCGACGGCATCAAATGCTCGCTGGCGTCACGGCTGAAAGGCGGCGAGCGGGTGGGAATCTTCCCCCCCGTGGCCGGGGGGTGAAACATGCAGGACCCCATCGACGCCCTCCTGGACCGATTGGCCGAAGACGGCATGTTGGACGATGGCACGCCTTGCCGGACGATATCGGGCAGCCACACCATGCGCCTGTCCACCGAAACCGGCCTGCCCGGATGGCAGGTGGAAGTCCGGGCGCTTGAGAAAAAAATCCTGCCCGATCGCTACCTGCGCAACCGCAAATCGCTGAGCATGGAAGATCAGATCCGGCTGCTCAAAGCCCATGTTTGTATCGTGGGCCTGGGCGGCCTGGGCGGCCTGGTCACCGAATCCTTGGCCCGCATGGGGGTCGGCCGGTTAAAACTGGTGGACGGCGATGGGTTTGAACCCCACAACCTCAACCGGCAGCTGCTCAGCACGATCGGCACCATCGGCGCGTCCAAAGCCGAAGCCGCCGCCCGCCGGGTGGCGGCGATCCATCCCGGAATCGAGGCGGCCGCCGTTGGCCAGGCCCTTTCACCGTCAAACGCCCTTGGTATCCTAAGCGGCTGCGACCTGGCCGTCGATTGCCTGGACAACATCCCCTCCCGGTTCGCCCTGGCAGCGGCGGCCGTTGAAACCACCATTCCCATGGTTTCGGCCGCCGTGGCCGGGCTGTTTGGGCACGTCACCACCCTGTTTCCCGACGGCCCGGGCCTGGACGGCATCTACGGTCCTCCGGACCCGCACCGGGCTTTTACGGGAGAAGAAATCCGCCTGGGCTGCCTGGCCCCGGCGGTCAACGTAATGGCCTCGCTGGAGTGCGCCGAAGTTCTCAAGGTGCTCCTGAATCGTCCGGGCACCCTGCGAAATCGATTGCTGGTGGTCGATCTGAACGACTACACCTTTGAAAAGCTTACGCTTTGCTGAACCCGCCGTTGCTATCAATCATAAATGCTTAATCTGCCCCGAACCGATCCTTGATCCGGTTGGAAGCGTTTTTTCCCGAAAGCTTTCCCCCTGCCTGAACGCCTTCATCGTTGCACATCATTTGTAAAATATTTTGTATTCAGTGTTTAAGTTTTATTTATTTCAGCCGAAAAAATGACCAGGAACACCCCGAACGAACAGGTATTTCCGGTTGCGTCGGCAAGAAGGAATGAAGCCCTATATACCGGCATGGTTTACCGTGAGAGCGAACGAGGAGCCCTTTTGCCATCTATTTCGTTTATTCGCAATGTCCTTGACTTGACCGCAATAGAAATCCAAGGAGGCCTTCAATGAGCGTCAACAAGAAGATCATCATCGTATCCCTGTCCGGACTGCTGCTATTGGGCATCGTCGCCGTGCTTTTTTCCATGCGCACATTGAAGCAGCGCAGCGTGGCCGAGGCTGCATCCGCCCGCTCCATGATGATGGAAGAAAAAAAAGGCAAACTCCAGGACCTGATCAGGAACACCTACGCCATTGTCCAGGCCCACTATAACTACGCCCATGACCCGGAAAAGATAGCCGCCACCTACAAAAAGCAGCTGAAAAGCATCGTGGATGTCGCTTTCAAAACCGTCGAGCAGGTACACGCCCGCATGGACCTTACGGACGCTGAAAAAATGGGCCTGGCCGCGCAACTCGTAGGCGCTATGCGCTACAACGAAAACGACTACCTCTGGATCAATGACATGGGCCCCAAAATGGTCATGCACCCCATCAACCCGGCCCTCAACGGCAAGGACTTGTCCGCGTTCAAGGACCCGGAAGGCAAAAAACTGTTCGTCGAATTCGTCAACGTCTGTCGCAAAAATGGCGAAGGCACCGTCGAGTACCTCTGGCCCAAACCGGGCCATGACCGGCCCGTGGCCAAGCTCTCCTATATTAAACTGTTCAAACCCTGGGGCTGGGTAATCGGGACCGGCGTCTATCTGGAGGCCGCCGAGCAGCAGTTCATGGAGGATGCCAAAAAAGCCGTCGCCCAACTGCGCTATGGATCGAAGGGAGAGGACTACTTCTGGATCAACGACATGGGCCCCAAAATGATCATGCACCCCATGAAACCGGCCCTCGACGGCACAGACCTTTCCAATAACAAAGATCCCAACGGTAAAAGGCTGTTTGTGGAATGTGTCAATGTCTGTCGGGACAAGGGAGAAGGCTTCGTGGACTATATGTGGCCCCTGCCCGGCCATCAGGAGCCTGTCCCCAA
This window of the uncultured Desulfosarcina sp. genome carries:
- a CDS encoding MoaD/ThiS family protein, translated to MSTAHIQLKLFAGLAPFAPENADRVPIEPGVSVEGLLRQLDVPCEKAHLIFIDGIKCSLASRLKGGERVGIFPPVAGG
- a CDS encoding HesA/MoeB/ThiF family protein; translation: MQDPIDALLDRLAEDGMLDDGTPCRTISGSHTMRLSTETGLPGWQVEVRALEKKILPDRYLRNRKSLSMEDQIRLLKAHVCIVGLGGLGGLVTESLARMGVGRLKLVDGDGFEPHNLNRQLLSTIGTIGASKAEAAARRVAAIHPGIEAAAVGQALSPSNALGILSGCDLAVDCLDNIPSRFALAAAAVETTIPMVSAAVAGLFGHVTTLFPDGPGLDGIYGPPDPHRAFTGEEIRLGCLAPAVNVMASLECAEVLKVLLNRPGTLRNRLLVVDLNDYTFEKLTLC